A stretch of the Archangium violaceum genome encodes the following:
- a CDS encoding M48 family metalloprotease, translating to MEPIFTPEQLAEIKAYHLPLYIRSAVSPFIYLGVLALILGVLVRPFYRWSESCAAWLSQRLAFLRTAPVSRAFVKAMDRLWGEPGWGAAIFFALLVNLFIELVHVPATIYFDYVLEHRYGMSAYTPLRFALDELKGVTLQGFATLALVLGLYGLARRVKRWWLVLGIPSALLLLVSSALDPYRNQVYFEQTPLEQGPVRERITALMAQANIPFQDVRVEKTSVASKRLQAYFAGQGPTRTIVLNDVILQELAPEEILAAVAHEAGHVHESKWPGRIASSVAMLALLFVIDRLLRLSASRGWFGTTHFADIRTLPLLWLLSFFIFFLSNPLSAAFSREREREADRYALQLTQDSDAFRRMLVKAARVNKMDPDPPRWVVLKGHSHPPISERLAAVPPSPRKRAPAGGTPFVTEPSH from the coding sequence ATGGAGCCCATCTTCACGCCCGAGCAGCTGGCCGAGATCAAGGCCTACCACCTGCCGCTCTACATCCGCAGCGCGGTGAGCCCCTTCATCTACCTGGGCGTGCTGGCCCTCATCCTGGGCGTGCTCGTGCGGCCCTTCTACCGGTGGTCCGAGTCCTGTGCGGCCTGGCTGTCCCAGCGGCTCGCGTTCCTTCGCACGGCGCCCGTCAGCCGGGCCTTCGTCAAGGCCATGGACCGGCTCTGGGGTGAGCCGGGATGGGGCGCGGCGATCTTCTTCGCGCTGCTCGTGAACCTCTTCATCGAGCTCGTCCACGTCCCGGCGACCATCTACTTCGACTACGTGCTGGAGCACCGCTACGGCATGTCCGCCTATACGCCCCTGCGGTTCGCGTTGGACGAGCTCAAGGGTGTCACCCTGCAGGGGTTCGCCACCCTCGCGCTGGTCCTGGGGCTGTATGGGCTGGCCCGCCGGGTGAAGCGCTGGTGGCTGGTGCTGGGCATCCCCTCGGCGCTGCTGCTGCTGGTGTCCTCGGCCCTCGACCCGTACCGCAACCAGGTCTACTTCGAGCAGACCCCCCTCGAGCAGGGGCCCGTGCGCGAGCGCATCACCGCGTTGATGGCCCAGGCGAACATCCCCTTCCAGGACGTGCGGGTGGAGAAGACCTCCGTGGCCAGCAAGCGCCTCCAGGCCTACTTCGCGGGCCAGGGCCCCACGCGCACCATCGTGCTCAACGACGTCATCCTCCAGGAGCTCGCACCCGAGGAGATCCTCGCCGCGGTCGCGCACGAGGCGGGCCACGTCCACGAGTCGAAATGGCCGGGGCGCATCGCCTCCTCCGTGGCGATGCTCGCGCTCCTCTTCGTCATCGACCGGCTGCTGAGGCTGTCCGCCTCACGAGGGTGGTTCGGCACCACGCACTTCGCCGACATCCGCACCCTCCCCCTGCTGTGGTTGCTCTCCTTCTTCATCTTCTTCCTGAGCAACCCCCTCTCCGCCGCCTTCTCCCGTGAGCGCGAGCGCGAGGCCGACCGCTACGCCCTCCAACTCACCCAGGACTCCGACGCCTTCCGCCGCATGCTGGTGAAGGCCGCCCGGGTGAACAAGATGGACCCGGACCCGCCTCGCTGGGTCGTCCTCAAGGGCCACAGCCACCCGCCCATCTCCGAGCGTCTGGCCGCCGTTCCCCCCTCCCCACGAAAAAGAGCGCCAGCGGGCGGAACTCCGTTCGTCACGGAGCCCTCCCACTGA